In the Mycolicibacter sp. MU0102 genome, one interval contains:
- the fdhD gene encoding formate dehydrogenase accessory sulfurtransferase FdhD — translation MSRITQRRRVSRLVAGDATQRPETLAVEEPLEIRLGGAPLTVTMRTPGSDVELAQGFLLTEGIIGAREDVVSARYCGDDSEAPNSYNVLDVTLAPHVPPPAVDISRNFYATSSCGICGKASLDAVHLASRYHPGDDPVTVSAAELTAMPDQLRAAQDVFASTGGLHAAALFDVTDGGAMLVVREDIGRHNAVDKVIGWALERRRIPLSGTVLLVSGRASFELTQKAVMAGVPVLAAVSAPSSLAVDLAVECGLTLVAFLRGDSMNVYSRADRIIS, via the coding sequence GAACCGCTAGAGATCCGGCTGGGCGGCGCGCCGCTCACCGTCACGATGCGCACACCGGGATCGGATGTCGAGTTGGCGCAGGGCTTTCTGCTCACCGAGGGCATCATCGGCGCGCGTGAGGATGTGGTGAGCGCGCGTTACTGCGGTGACGACTCGGAGGCCCCCAACTCCTACAACGTGCTCGATGTGACGCTGGCGCCGCACGTGCCGCCCCCGGCGGTGGACATCTCCCGGAACTTCTACGCCACCTCCTCATGCGGTATCTGCGGCAAAGCCTCACTGGATGCGGTTCACCTCGCCAGCCGGTATCACCCGGGCGATGACCCCGTCACTGTTTCCGCGGCGGAGCTGACCGCGATGCCCGATCAGTTGCGCGCCGCGCAGGACGTCTTCGCCAGCACCGGCGGCCTGCATGCCGCGGCGCTGTTCGACGTCACCGACGGCGGCGCGATGTTGGTGGTTCGCGAGGACATCGGCCGGCACAACGCCGTCGACAAGGTGATCGGCTGGGCGCTTGAGCGGCGCCGGATACCGCTGTCCGGGACGGTGCTGCTGGTCAGTGGGCGGGCATCGTTCGAGCTGACCCAGAAGGCGGTGATGGCCGGTGTCCCGGTCCTGGCCGCGGTCTCGGCGCCTTCGTCGTTGGCGGTCGACCTGGCAGTCGAATGCGGGCTGACGCTGGTCGCGTTTCTTCGTGGTGACTCGATGAATGTCTACAGCCGAGCGGACCGCATCATCAGCTGA